The nucleotide window AAAGTAACAATTTAATAGTTTAAAATGTGTTACTGTGCCAAGTTTATGTTAATTTTAACAGAAATATTTGCTTATCAATCATTCATTACAGTCAATAGGATTGACTATATTCACCTGACATCCATATTCCAAATGACTCCAAAGACCAttgtcatatatatatatatatatatatataagcaaAATTTTATTGTTAAATGTTAGGATAATAATGTAAAATACAAAACAGAGATCTAATAACAAAGAATTGGTGACTTTCCAGTCTAATTAGAAAAAATAGCAATAATTGTATTTTTCCATGAAATTCAAAAAAAACCTTTCTCCACTTTAAAGTATTATTGTCTTCCTCCCTTGAGTGATCCCATGACCTGCTCCCATTACTGGTCCTGAGATAATTACGAGAAGGTTTGAAAGAGCAACATGAACTCACCCACTTTCCCTCTTGATGGGAAGTGCCCAGATTCTGCTTGCCATCTTCCTTTAAAGGCACAGACAATATTAGAAATTTCCTTTATAATTTTCCACCTTATTTCCATTTCATGCACACCATCACCACGTTCAACAGCAAAGCATAGAATTGAAAGCATATTCATGCAGGAGTTTGTTAAAATAGGATACACAGGTGATTATTGGAAAATAAAGTCAATTAAGATGAATGCTTAATTTAAAGGAAAACCTTTAAGGATACCACAGAACTTCCATATCAGCCACGTGCATACACCAGAAATTTCACAGAGGTTACACAATATACAAGTAAATAAAATGGGGTAGCCCACTGCTTAATGTTAATCTTTGTgctcagttctggaatcatcaTTATTTTGATTAGATGCCAGTATCTTTTGTTACTTCTACATGGAATGCACCCAGGACTGCGTCCACTGCAGCTTCATATGCACGAAAGCAAACAAGTGAGTTCAGTTCAACTGTATGGCAATTTCCTTCACTTTGATTTACAATCCATCACAGACACAAGCAAAGTTCTCCTTACACTTGTAAGGGTCTCCAACATAGCAGTCGTCATATTATGCAGAGATGGGTATTCTATTAAGAACTATTGTGTGTAATTTAAGTACACCTATATATGTATACACACAGATCTCCAGCAAACTTTCCATGGAATTGAGATTTTTAAACTGCTACTGGTAATTTATTTTTCTGTCTTTCAGCAAACAGGAATGGATAGATTGATTCTCATTGGTTTTGAGGAACTGTTGTGAGATTCAGATTAGCATTCAGTTAGCTTGATTGTGAATATCTGACTTCATTTCCACTGGTTAGTTGCATAAAGTAAGTTGTTGTGGCCCATTTTCTAAGGAGAATACAGGTATAAATAGAAAAAGTCAAATGAGATGCAGCTATTCTCATTTCAAAATCAGTGTGAACAATTTGCATCAATGGGGATGTGTGAAATATTTAGATTTTCCATTTCTGACTGATGAGCAATTCATGATCCAAACTGGATTAATATAAAACATGATCTGGGTTCCAGAATTAATATAAACTGTAAGAAAATACACAACTTGGTTGAGACCCATGTGCTGAGGATGGCATATGAAAGGGAGGGTCCAATGTTACCAAATTATACGTTGGTCTGTTTAGTCAATATTTGACTCATGAAATGTGCCAAAATGCCTGGGTCATCTACACTTACATTCCTCTGCCACCATATTCTTGTACACAGTAATCATGCTGCTATCACCATTCACAACAGCCAGGAGCAGTTCGGAATACTCTACTGGGacgcagcatggctctcgttttGTGGGAAGCCCTTGCTCCTGCATTTTAATAAGTAAGAAAACATGATTAGTTATATTTCCTGTTAAAGGAATCCTGCAGGATCCAACGCAATTATGAATATTGTACAATTTTGGAAGCAAAATCCATTTATATGACAAACGCTCAAAGTCAATACTGAGCTCCTCCAGTTTGCAGATTGACCGGTTGGTTGCACTCCTGTTTTGCCTAAAAAGTTTTTGCCTCTTATCCCAAAATGTCTTCACTGTTTGTAATGTCTTCAGTAACAAAAATGTATAATATGTCTTTTGTCTGCGGTTTCGTTTCTTTTGGCTGTCCTGTGGTGAGACACTGACCGGAGGGAACTCGGAGAGTGGAAAGGGATAGTCACACTCATTCAGTAGATGCATCAGCTTTTTTAAAACCTTCTCATTCTGAAAAATGGGAATTTCCAATACTCTGCTGATTGTGTTCTGCAGCTTAGTGAGGAAAAGTTGCTGCATCTTTTCCTCAGTTTCCCCAATATTTTCGTCTTCTGTTATTCGCTCCAAAAAGTTCTCAGCGTTCTCTGGCAATAAAAATACCAAGGGCTCTTCTGACTGCGCCAACAACTCTAAGACGTAGGCATTTGAAATATTCAGTGACTGGTGGGGAAGACTCTCAATGGTTTCCTTGTCGAGACGAAGCACAGATCTGGAATCAGTGGAGTAATCTAACACCATGTTCAAAAATCTACTGAGATGTCGTAGGAACTCACGTGGAGACCCATGTGCTGAGGACGGCGTATGAAAGGGAGGGTCCAATGTTTCCAAATAATCACTCTCTGCTCTTTTAACTGCTTTGGAAGCTTCTCTAAAAGTAGAATTGACCGGATTAGGCTTTATGTATTCAAAATCACATTTATATACATTCTAGTTAATCCCCTTTGCATTGCTCATAAACAAAGGTAAGAAAAATGTATCTTCGTACAACTGTCTCTGATTGTCACCCACTCTCACATTCTTTCTGCCTCCCTCTATCCTTCTGTTCGTCTACCTCCTTTTTTCTCCGGGCGGCTCTCACACTTTCCAATTTTAGTTTATCTCTGActctttctcattctttctcacggtttaaaaaaatcctttaatGCTAAATCTTCACAACCTTGCTGCGATCCCATTAGGGTTCTGACTTTGttacaaatgttttttttcaccAAATAGGTACACATATCCACAAATGTTACTTTATCTGATCTAATTGCTGGATATTTACTTTATAATCATGGGGTGTTTATTTTGCTATCTGATAAACAGTAGTAACAGGTATTTACTGCAAGTAAGTCTCAGCTCACATGCATTCTACAAAATTATAATCTATGCTTATTGGTGGGATTGGGCTCAGTCCTGGAGCAGGGGTCACTAATCACAACTTCACACTTCCTCTCactacactccctctcacagaatcatagaattgtagaatgcttacagcacggaagcaggccattcggcccaccgagtcTGTGCCGcctctctgcaagagtaatccagctagtcccactcccccgccctatccctgcagccttgcaaatttgttcccttcaagcacttatccaattcccttttgaaagctacggttgactctgcctccaccgccccctcaggaagtgcattccagatcgtgaccactcgctgtgtaaaaaagttttttctcatgtcgcctttttgccaatcatcttatatctatgtcctctggttcttgacccctccgccaatgggaacagtttctctcgatctactctgtccagatcccccatgattttgaatacctctatcaaatctcctctcaactttctctgctttaaggagaacaaccccctcAGCAACTATCAGCAGTTAACTGCACTGCTGCTACAAATAACGTTAATGTTGTACCCATTTTAGAGATACAGTGGCCTGAGACTAGAACTTTATAACCCAGCTGCTTTCCTTTTCTGCTATATTTTGTATTTGAAAAAAAGACTATCATTTAGAAAAGTATAGTTGTCTCAAAGTTTTTACTTGCCATTCAATATGTCAAACATATCTAGCAATTCAGCCTAATTAGGTTACACCTTCAGCCCTCTAACTGCCTCACTGTCCAGAGCTCTCTGGCGATGCTTACTCATACATGGGTTGCTGAGGCTGTGAGTCCTGTCCAGTGCTGCAGGATGGCTGCATCAGTTTGTTCTTCAACTTTGTGATGAGAAAGAATAAGACTGGGGTCATCCTTGTGAAGCGTTTTTCATCAAAGCCAAACAGCAACTGTTGGAGCTTTTCTTTCTCCATTGGAGCACCTGCTTAACTCATTAAATGAGAGCAAATAGATTTGAATATCAGTATGGATAATTATTATTATTGAACATAATTCTGAATGAGCAAGCCGGTGTGTAAAATATTCTAAACCAAACCATTGGTTACCTACAGGGGAAATATACAGAGCTAAAAGCAGTTGTCTGACTTGTATaaatgctggaggactggaggattgctaatgttataccgttgtttaaaaagggagaaaggaatagacgaaataattacaggccagtcggcctaacctcagtggtgggcaaattattggaaaaaattttgagggactgtattaattgtcatttagaaaggcacggattaatcaaggacagttaacttgattgagttttttgaggcggtaacaaggaggatcgatgagggtagcgcgtttgatgtagtctacatggattttagcaaggcttttgacaagttcccaCATAGCAGATTAgttagaaaagtaaaagcccatgggatccaagggaaagtggctagttggatccaaaattagctctttggcaggaagcaaagggtaatggtcaatgggtgtttttgtgactggaaggctgcttccgtagtgctcagtactaggtcccttcttttttgtggtatatatcaatgatttagacttaaatgtaggggacatgattaaggagtttgcagatggtacaaaaattggctgtgtggttgatagtgaggaagaaagatgtagactgcaggaagatatcaatggactggtcaggtgggcagaaaagtggcaaatggaattcaatccggagaagtgtgaggtaatgcatttggaggggGCAAAcatgggaatacacaataaatggtaggatactgagaagtgtagaggaacagagggaccatggagtgcatgtccacagacccctgaaggtagcaggacaggtagataaggtggttaagaaggcacacgggatactttcctttattagacgaggcatagaatataagagcagggaacttatgctagaactttataaaacactagtttggccacagctAGAGGActgcatagttctggtcaccacattacaggaaggatgtgattgtactagagagggtacagaggagatttacaaggatattgccaggactggagaattttagctatgaggaaagattggataggctggggttgttttctttggaacagaggaggctgaggggagatttaattaaggtgtataaaattatgaggggcctagatagagtggataggaaggacctatttcccttagcagagaggtcaataaccagggggcatagatttaaagtaattggtagaatgtttagaggggagttgaggagaaattttttcacgcagagggtggtgggggtctggaactcactgcctgaaagggtggtagaggcagaaaccctcatcgcatttaaaaagcacttggatatgcacttgaagtgccgtaacctacaaggctacagaccaagagctggaaaatgggattacgcTGGATGGCTCttcttcggccggcacagacatgttgggccgaatggcctccttcagtgctataaatttctatgattctataaactgtATGATGTATGTTGCCCAAATGTGATTTTATATTTTGCAAAGCttcttctgtctgtgtgtgtagttGAGAATGAGAACAGCCATATTGCCTACATGGAGAGAACTTGATGAGCTGGTATGCAAATGCAAACAAAAACTACACTTCAAACTTCGCAGAACTGTGATACTCCTCCCATGGCTTAGTGCGCTGCCCATACAGACCAGCAAGGTTCTAGGTTTGATCCCAAGTCTGTATTGCATTTATGGGCTCAGCCATTGTAGTGGTTGGGGTTCTATAATTGGTCTCAGCATCCCTAAGCTAAGAAGAGGAACAAGTCAGCCAATTTTCCAATTCCAATTTCCATCACCCTGCTGGATGAATGAAGAACttatggacatcaggtgagaacaggatcaggctcagctgtgatgctttccACTGCTGAATGCCCTAGTGATGTTTACCATCTAGGCTCACATGAGGATTGCCCACTAGGATGAGGTACCAGATGGCTGATAATATCTGTGGTATTCAGTACCTTCAACACAGGTAGGAAGAAAACTGGAGAAACAAAGATGCCAAAGAATTTTAATCTTTGGAGCAATAAAAAAATATCATTTTCAGGCATTAGTCAGTACCTTGCCTGCTCATCATAGATATAACATTGTCATAGCAATTGGAGTGGCCAATTATTACATTAAGAGCTTAACAACATGCCTCACTAGTAATATCTATTAATTGCTTACAAAAGTAGATGCTATCCAATTTGCACAAATTATACAAATTCTAGAACTTAGATGGTTATTATCTCCCAATATCTTGTTTGTATCGGGCCGGAAAGTGCGCTGAGTGACGAACACACGTCGCCCACCGctggtaagtaactaactcacccacaaacattTTGTGGGTTTCTGGGCACCAACGTGCTTTAATTGAGACCTGCAAGAAGGGCAGCAGTCGTTCCCGggctctgagctgtgagaggaggaaaggatcgctctgtcccctccaccaatctgcttgaagcaagccacgctgagaaccaggaagtgaatctcaGTAAGAACCAGGAAGCGTCAGATAAGATTAATAAATGCACTATAAAATCAAATagagaaaatgaaataaagagagggtaagagtaaaagactgagataaaagagacagaaagaaaaagtaaaaaaaaatcaacaattttaatttttaatttaaagcattttttttaaacatccaAAAACTATGagatttcacattttaaaaagttaattttcagtgctatagaggttgcttggcagtcattaatacttaccacacagttaaaaagaacataagaataggagcaggagcaggccataccgcccctcgagccagctccgccattcaataagatcatacatacatacatacaaaataggagcaagaataggccattcggcccttcgggcctgctccgccattcaaaatgatcatggctgatcgtctaactcagtaccctgttcccgcttttcccccaatcccccccccccccatcatgactgactcccccagtGACTGACCTCCGCTGATGgacctccccctccgccccctgatgactgactcccccccatgatccccatccccccccggtgcccccatgcccctgtgcccacccatgccccagtGCCTACCTGTGACCCCATGCCCACATGCCCACCCATGACCCCCCCACCATGGCCCCCCaaccatacaatctaagacttaccttttcacatcctcttccttgctctgctcccgtccgactgagaccagcctgtcaatcaggccgacccatcggacggcaaaccgacagaaaaaataaaagacgtccttacgtcaaaatcatacttccgggtttcccacacacGATTCAACCCCCCTGCCCCTTCCCGgctctgagtcaaaatcctggccttTATGTTAATGGCAGCATAAAAGATTTAAAATGAGTAAGTAGTAGCAAATGACTCACCGTTGGAAAGGCGTCTGATTTTTAAAGATACCTCAATACACAGTTCCCCATCTGCACATTTTCCAGGGATTCCTTGAATACTCAGAATGACATACTTTGTCTCTTCATTAAAGCAAACagtctgaacagaagaattcaaTGTTATGACTTAACAGAAAACATTGGCAAATTCCACCAAATATCCTCCCCGACTGTCATTACTTCAAATAGTTCTATTTACTCCGTACCAGTTTTGGACAGCCATTGGAAACAATGAAGGAATAGAACAAAGCTGAAGGAAACCTTCAGAAAGAACACAAAATAAACAAGTAAAAATATCCTGTAAGTGTTCATCCTTGCTCTGTGGTTTGTCCAGCGTTAACGGAGATTATGCTGAAATCTTTATTATGAGCTATCACAGCTGGGTTAAgaattaaatatatttaatattgaaaatCAGTGGGGTTGGAGTGTGTGACAAAGCTGCCAGTCAAGAGGTGCAGGCCACAACCACAGGGAGAGCAAAGCTTGAGAAGTTTCCAAACTCCATCTGAAATCAAAAATTGTCATAACTGTTAACTCATTCTAACACAACTGGTGTACTTACACAACTTACACATATGATGTGTAAGGCTGTTACTTTTACAAACTAAAGTGGATGATTCAGGGTTGAACTCTGCTATTGTCTGCCATTACAATCTTCTAAGATGGGAACAGAAGATGCCAAGTAAAAGGATAAGAGATACAATGGTAGCTAATCTCAAGTTCTATCACATAACGTGGCAGAAAAGATTGGTGATACAGGAAAATTTTTGCTGCTGTTATACTGGAAAATAGAGCGAAACAGATAGCTAGGAGTGCATTGCTAGGTTTTAATGCACGTGTGGGATTAGGATGGCGTTataatttattttggtatttctttttttaaatccatattttctatttttaatcaCTTCTGAAGTTTTCTGTTCAAATTGTGTCGTTCAAATTAATAATTTCCTTTATCAGGTACATCATCAAACATACAGCATCAAATTTTGCCATGTGCCTTTGTATCATgcaacagagagaggaaggttACAAGATTTAAATTTTTAACAGGTTGTGTTCTCCTGGTAGGAAGAGATGATTTTACTAAATAATTATCTATTTTGTCTATGAATATACTTAAGTCTTCCCAAAGATATAGGCTCTGAAATTCCAAAGTTTTTTCGATGCAAAAATGGTGTAGAGTACGAGAGTTTGGGGCATAAATTAACAACACCAAAGTACACCCATTCTAAAATATACCCTAAATTCCTGTAGAATTTACATCTGGCCCCCAAAGTGAGGCATGTATATAAATGATAGGATAATGAGAGCAAAATCCAATATCCCAGAAATTCCACAATTTACACCCCAATTACACTTGGCTTCAGTTAAGCCTGTAGAAAAAGAGAGGTTAGTTGCCTACTTGTCAAACCAGTAAGTGGTTGAGTCCACCAACTTTATCTCAGTCAGATTTGACTGAATTGATTAGAAAAATATTTTCTTAGCTGATTAATGAAGAAAGGATTCTGCAATTTGCCTTTCAGCAATTTCAGGCAGGGAAATCTATTGCATTCCACCCTTCTGCCATGGGGCCCTTACAATTAGGCCCACTAAGGGCATTTCATATATGTccttataatgtggggaaagcaTTAACAGAAAGAAGAGGAAATGACAAAAGCATGCAGGATAAGGCTACACCATTAAATTATTGTAAATACTGCTTTAGCAATCAAACAGATACTTTTCCATCACATAATGCTTGTCTAAATGTTTTGCTGTAAATGTCTAGTGCTACCAAATAAAGCAAGAATTAACTATTACACATTTTGTTTCCCTGTTTCTCCCGTCAGGATGGCAAGAGCCTGAATGACACTTATCAAAGCCAGTCCataatctgtcagctggaggtgtgACTCAAACTGGGATATTCAGTCAGGTTGTTCACAGAGGTGAGCTACCCAATGAAACATACAGCTGAGAATTGAAACAAGGAAGGTAAAGCTTGAGTTCAAAATCATTTTTCAATTAGGAactgtgggcgctaaattgggctgtgtagcgcccactgttttggcgctacgcagcctctctgacagccaagatggcgtcttggatgcgcacgcacgtttccagcgtgacgtgcgccggatgccattttggtgtAGGAGATAGCACAggtgcagataacaaacgctggaatcatgtaaagtagagagaaaatggcttcaatcagtgtgcaacgctgatttaaagtgatagccaccattttgggacttaacgctcagttCACGCACAATCTTAATcccaaccatctgaatgtgtcttagagtgcctgggggACCCCCTCcggggctatttaaagggaccatgcaggatttataggttggtggctggattattgcttctggctgccgagacatt belongs to Heptranchias perlo isolate sHepPer1 chromosome 29, sHepPer1.hap1, whole genome shotgun sequence and includes:
- the amh gene encoding muellerian-inhibiting factor isoform X3; translation: MEAVSIFVLSHLFILLIRALPVEQNFRKEYENVEESTISQPSDFPDLHSAEARENCSADSESVCKRKLLSAQGTGPNLLQTSNEGDKIAMSMPSRKEAQGEPSIANRSQELDTFSNQNNPHGFKEPVCRLQSDEQSINLLEAIGAITGYERSFIEDVVLYSDSHMVKFGICSGSKKKHSALLFLRNLALRLKAGAEIVRLMALHLSEVNWKEYNLQLQFKMAYERDLHQLMEDSEMSLLVFYLGQSQGHFFENEGGLKFNELHLEEHQTVCFNEETKYVILSIQGIPGKCADGELCIEVSLKIRRLSNAGAPMEKEKLQQLLFGFDEKRFTRMTPVLFFLITKLKNKLMQPSCSTGQDSQPQQPMYEEASKAVKRAESDYLETLDPPFHTPSSAHGSPREFLRHLSRFLNMVLDYSTDSRSVLRLDKETIESLPHQSLNISNAYVLELLAQSEEPLVFLLPENAENFLERITEDENIGETEEKMQQLFLTKLQNTISRVLEIPIFQNEKVLKKLMHLLNECDYPFPLSEFPPVSVSPQDSQKKRNRRQKTYYTFLLLKTLQTVKTFWDKRQKLFRQNRSATNRSICKLEELSIDFERLSYKWILLPKLYNIHNCVGSCRIPLTGNITNHVFLLIKMQEQGLPTKREPCCVPVEYSELLLAVVNGDSSMITVYKNMVAEE
- the amh gene encoding muellerian-inhibiting factor isoform X2, with protein sequence MEAVSIFVLSHLFILLIRALPVEQNFRKEYENVEESTISQPSDFPDLHSAEARENCSADSESVCKRKLLSAQGTGPNLLQTSNEGDKIAMSMPSRKEAQGEPSIANRSQELDTFSNQNNPHGFKEPVCRLQSDEQSINLLEAIGAITGYERSFIEDVVLYSDSHMVKFGICSGSKKKHSALLFLRNLALRLKAGAEIVRLMALHLSEVNWKEYNLQLQFKMAYERDLHQLMEDSEMSLLVFYLGQSQGHFFENEGGLKFNELHLEEHQTVCFNEETKYVILSIQGIPGKCADGELCIEVSLKIRRLSNGAPMEKEKLQQLLFGFDEKRFTRMTPVLFFLITKLKNKLMQPSCSTGQDSQPQQPMYEEASKAVKRAESDYLETLDPPFHTPSSAHGSPREFLRHLSRFLNMVLDYSTDSRSVLRLDKETIESLPHQSLNISNAYVLELLAQSEEPLVFLLPENAENFLERITEDENIGETEEKMQQLFLTKLQNTISRVLEIPIFQNEKVLKKLMHLLNECDYPFPLSEFPPVSVSPQDSQKKRNRRQKTYYTFLLLKTLQTVKTFWDKRQKLFRQNRSATNRSICKLEELSIDFERLSYKWILLPKLYNIHNCVGSCRIPLTGNITNHVFLLIKMQEQGLPTKREPCCVPVEYSELLLAVVNGDSSMITVYKNMVAEECKCR
- the amh gene encoding muellerian-inhibiting factor isoform X1; translation: MEAVSIFVLSHLFILLIRALPVEQNFRKEYENVEESTISQPSDFPDLHSAEARENCSADSESVCKRKLLSAQGTGPNLLQTSNEGDKIAMSMPSRKEAQGEPSIANRSQELDTFSNQNNPHGFKEPVCRLQSDEQSINLLEAIGAITGYERSFIEDVVLYSDSHMVKFGICSGSKKKHSALLFLRNLALRLKAGAEIVRLMALHLSEVNWKEYNLQLQFKMAYERDLHQLMEDSEMSLLVFYLGQSQGHFFENEGGLKFNELHLEEHQTVCFNEETKYVILSIQGIPGKCADGELCIEVSLKIRRLSNAGAPMEKEKLQQLLFGFDEKRFTRMTPVLFFLITKLKNKLMQPSCSTGQDSQPQQPMYEEASKAVKRAESDYLETLDPPFHTPSSAHGSPREFLRHLSRFLNMVLDYSTDSRSVLRLDKETIESLPHQSLNISNAYVLELLAQSEEPLVFLLPENAENFLERITEDENIGETEEKMQQLFLTKLQNTISRVLEIPIFQNEKVLKKLMHLLNECDYPFPLSEFPPVSVSPQDSQKKRNRRQKTYYTFLLLKTLQTVKTFWDKRQKLFRQNRSATNRSICKLEELSIDFERLSYKWILLPKLYNIHNCVGSCRIPLTGNITNHVFLLIKMQEQGLPTKREPCCVPVEYSELLLAVVNGDSSMITVYKNMVAEECKCR